The following coding sequences lie in one Synechococcus sp. PCC 7336 genomic window:
- the nth gene encoding endonuclease III, translating into MPKPSKTKLRALEILYRLKQEYPDSTCALNYETPLQLLVAVILSAQCTDKRVNLVTPELFRQFPDAPALAMADREDIESAIRSTGFYRNKAKHIQGACQKIVKEFDGSVPRTMAELLTLPGVARKTANVVLAHAFGINAGVTVDTHVKRLSNRLALTQHSNPVRIEKDLMRLIPQPDWENWSIRLIDHGRAVCNARKPRCQECVLFDLCPTGQVYLENPTAPKLSRSRSRA; encoded by the coding sequence GTGCCAAAGCCATCGAAAACCAAGCTGCGGGCCTTGGAAATTTTGTACCGCCTCAAGCAGGAATATCCCGATTCCACCTGCGCCCTCAATTACGAAACGCCGTTGCAGCTCTTAGTGGCGGTCATCCTGTCCGCTCAATGCACCGATAAGCGGGTAAATCTAGTGACGCCGGAGCTGTTTCGGCAATTTCCCGATGCACCTGCATTGGCGATGGCCGATCGCGAAGATATCGAAAGCGCGATTCGCTCCACAGGCTTCTACCGCAATAAAGCCAAACACATCCAAGGGGCCTGCCAAAAGATTGTCAAAGAGTTTGACGGCAGCGTGCCGAGGACTATGGCCGAGTTACTCACATTGCCGGGGGTAGCGCGCAAGACAGCGAATGTGGTGCTCGCCCATGCCTTCGGTATCAATGCTGGCGTCACAGTCGATACCCACGTCAAACGCTTGAGCAACCGGCTCGCATTGACGCAGCATAGCAATCCGGTGCGGATTGAAAAAGACTTAATGCGATTGATTCCGCAGCCGGATTGGGAAAATTGGTCTATCCGGCTCATCGACCACGGACGGGCAGTGTGCAACGCCCGCAAGCCCCGCTGTCAGGAGTGCGTCCTATTCGACTTGTGTCCGACGGGGCAGGTGTACCTGGAAAATCCCACTGCACCCAAACTGTCGCGATCGCGCTCTCGGGCCTAG
- a CDS encoding sugar phosphate nucleotidyltransferase, translated as MPHLLRKAVIPTAGRGTRLLPATQSVPKELLPIGSVPMLHRAIAELVRGDVREIAIVVSPEKPLVREYLLSASDRLNCQIEFIVQEQPRGVADAILLADAFLANEPFIFFMPDEVCFCPTSPIEQLASAYQQYEQALLALTWVPPEWSEFFQGTGRIATKLVQENLYRITQLKDKSRDRFSSSNAGQPKGAGIGVLDREFLDLARKAQAVFAGKAEFDDVPIWQELVRRDRLLGVMTDGAIVDAGNPLGFSLANRYWLETGRHLNLEVS; from the coding sequence ATGCCCCATCTCCTTCGCAAAGCAGTCATTCCCACTGCCGGACGCGGAACGCGACTGCTGCCAGCAACACAGTCGGTGCCGAAGGAACTCTTGCCGATTGGCTCTGTACCGATGCTGCATCGGGCGATCGCCGAATTGGTGCGGGGGGATGTGCGAGAGATTGCGATTGTGGTCAGCCCCGAGAAGCCTTTAGTGCGGGAATACCTGCTGAGTGCAAGCGATCGCCTCAATTGCCAGATCGAATTTATCGTGCAGGAGCAGCCTCGCGGAGTCGCCGATGCGATTCTGCTAGCCGATGCCTTTTTGGCAAACGAGCCCTTCATTTTTTTCATGCCAGATGAAGTCTGCTTTTGCCCTACATCTCCAATCGAGCAGCTTGCAAGTGCTTATCAGCAATACGAACAGGCGCTGCTGGCGCTAACCTGGGTTCCGCCAGAGTGGTCGGAGTTCTTTCAAGGGACGGGGCGCATTGCCACAAAATTGGTACAGGAGAATCTCTATCGGATTACTCAACTGAAGGATAAAAGCCGCGATCGCTTTTCCAGTTCCAATGCCGGTCAACCCAAAGGAGCGGGCATTGGCGTGCTCGATCGAGAGTTTTTGGACTTAGCTCGAAAGGCCCAGGCGGTCTTTGCAGGCAAAGCAGAATTTGACGATGTACCCATCTGGCAAGAATTGGTCCGGCGCGATCGCCTGTTGGGGGTGATGACAGATGGAGCGATTGTGGATGCGGGCAATCCCTTGGGATTCAGTCTTGCCAATCGTTACTGGCTGGAGACGGGTCGGCACTTGAATCTTGAAGTTTCATGA
- the topA gene encoding type I DNA topoisomerase yields MTALVIVESPTKARTIRNFLPAGYQVEASMGHIRDLPQSASEIPAAVKKEEWSRIGVNVRANFEPLYVIPKDKQKRVKELRAALKSAEELILATDEDREGESISWHLQQVLKPKVPIKRMVFHEITREAIQAALADCRDIDEHLVRAQETRRILDRLVGYTLSPLLWKKIAPRLSAGRVQSVAVTLLVERERERRAFKQGSYWDLKADLEHDNTAFGATLVALAGKKLATGKDFDESTGRIAAGRDVLLLDKVQAEALQARIADKEWLVATVEERASTRKPAPPFTTSTLQQEANRKLRQSARNTMRTAQKLYEEGYITYMRTDSVHLSQQAISAARDCVEAKYGSDFLSPAPRQFSTKSKGAQEAHEAIRPAGSQFRTPADTPLKGPELALYDLIWKRTVATQMANARQTHTTVTLEVEDAEFRATGKRIDFPGFFRAYVEGSDNPDAALEDREAILPQLAVGDRPNCTAVNPVGHETQPPARYTEASLVKALEKEGVGRPSTYATIISTIQDRGYAQMVKNALTPTYTAFAVTNLLQEHFPTLVDTHFTAEMESTLDNIASGTAEWLPYLSEFYLGEEGLETRVKVRETDIEPSKARSIQLDGLETAIRIGQYGPYIQVEGQAGEVRASIPNDVPPADLDAADLERAIKTKLEGPEQLGTFPDTDDPIYLLVGPYGPYVQLGQVSEENKKPKRVSLPKGLSAEDVTEAKAIALLRLPRTLGEHPETGKTVKAGLGRFGPYVVCDGEFRSLKKDDDVLSVELPRALELLAIPKRGRGGSTAKPLRELGAHPEDGEVVGVFDGRYGPYVKHGKVNASLPKDVGIEEVTLEQAMELLAARANQKGGTKGKKAKASSKASSKSKTTSKTKAKASSATKSKTSTRKKTSS; encoded by the coding sequence ATGACTGCTCTTGTCATTGTCGAATCGCCAACGAAAGCACGCACCATCCGCAACTTCCTGCCCGCTGGGTATCAGGTGGAAGCCTCGATGGGTCACATTCGCGATTTGCCCCAATCTGCGTCAGAGATTCCTGCCGCAGTTAAGAAAGAAGAGTGGTCCCGCATTGGGGTCAATGTTCGAGCCAACTTCGAACCGCTTTACGTCATTCCCAAAGACAAGCAGAAACGGGTCAAAGAGCTGCGTGCAGCCCTCAAATCTGCTGAAGAATTAATTCTTGCCACTGACGAAGATCGCGAAGGCGAAAGTATTAGCTGGCACCTGCAGCAAGTGCTCAAGCCGAAAGTCCCCATCAAGCGCATGGTCTTTCACGAAATTACGCGCGAGGCCATTCAAGCCGCACTGGCAGACTGCCGCGATATCGACGAGCATCTCGTCCGCGCCCAAGAAACCCGACGCATCCTCGATCGCCTCGTGGGCTATACCCTGTCTCCCCTGCTGTGGAAGAAAATCGCCCCCCGTCTCTCAGCCGGACGGGTGCAATCGGTGGCCGTCACCCTGTTGGTGGAACGGGAGCGGGAACGTCGGGCCTTCAAACAGGGCAGCTATTGGGATCTCAAGGCCGATCTGGAGCACGACAACACTGCCTTTGGTGCGACATTGGTGGCGCTGGCAGGCAAAAAACTCGCCACGGGCAAAGATTTTGATGAATCCACCGGCCGCATTGCTGCAGGCCGCGATGTCCTGTTGCTGGATAAAGTGCAGGCAGAAGCCTTACAAGCCCGGATTGCCGATAAAGAGTGGCTGGTTGCCACTGTTGAAGAGCGGGCCAGTACCCGCAAACCCGCTCCCCCCTTCACCACCTCCACGCTGCAGCAGGAGGCAAATCGCAAGTTGAGGCAATCGGCCCGAAATACCATGAGGACAGCCCAAAAGCTGTATGAAGAGGGCTACATCACCTACATGCGGACAGACTCCGTGCATCTGTCTCAACAGGCCATCTCTGCTGCCCGAGACTGCGTTGAAGCAAAATATGGCTCTGACTTCCTCAGTCCCGCGCCGCGCCAGTTTTCCACCAAGAGCAAGGGCGCTCAAGAGGCCCACGAAGCCATTCGTCCGGCAGGCTCGCAGTTCCGCACCCCTGCCGATACGCCCCTCAAGGGACCAGAGCTCGCCCTCTACGACCTGATTTGGAAGCGGACGGTGGCTACCCAAATGGCCAATGCCCGCCAAACCCACACCACCGTCACCCTAGAGGTGGAAGATGCAGAGTTTCGCGCCACCGGCAAGCGGATTGACTTCCCCGGCTTCTTCCGCGCCTACGTCGAGGGCTCCGACAATCCCGATGCTGCCCTCGAAGATCGCGAAGCCATTCTGCCCCAACTAGCAGTGGGCGATCGCCCCAACTGCACTGCCGTGAATCCCGTCGGTCACGAGACCCAACCCCCTGCCCGCTACACCGAAGCCTCGCTGGTCAAAGCACTGGAGAAAGAGGGTGTGGGTCGGCCCAGTACCTATGCCACCATCATCAGCACCATCCAAGATCGCGGTTATGCCCAGATGGTGAAAAATGCTCTAACTCCGACCTATACGGCCTTTGCCGTGACCAATCTGCTGCAGGAGCACTTCCCGACATTGGTGGACACCCACTTCACCGCCGAAATGGAATCTACCCTGGACAACATCGCCTCGGGTACCGCAGAATGGCTGCCCTATCTTTCCGAGTTTTATCTGGGTGAGGAGGGGCTCGAAACTAGGGTCAAGGTGCGGGAGACAGACATCGAACCGAGCAAGGCGCGATCGATCCAGCTAGATGGGTTGGAAACTGCCATCCGCATCGGCCAGTACGGCCCTTACATTCAGGTGGAAGGCCAAGCGGGAGAGGTGCGGGCTTCCATTCCCAATGACGTTCCTCCTGCCGATCTCGATGCCGCCGATCTGGAGCGGGCCATCAAAACTAAGCTAGAAGGCCCGGAGCAGTTGGGCACCTTCCCAGACACGGATGACCCGATCTATCTGCTGGTGGGACCATACGGCCCTTACGTGCAATTGGGACAGGTTTCGGAGGAGAATAAAAAGCCGAAACGGGTGTCGCTGCCCAAGGGCCTGTCGGCGGAGGATGTCACAGAGGCAAAGGCGATCGCCCTGTTGCGTTTGCCCCGCACCCTGGGAGAGCACCCCGAGACTGGCAAGACCGTTAAAGCGGGATTGGGGCGATTCGGTCCTTATGTGGTTTGCGATGGAGAGTTTCGCTCTCTGAAAAAAGATGACGATGTGCTCTCGGTGGAGTTGCCCCGCGCTCTAGAACTCTTGGCCATTCCCAAGCGCGGTCGCGGCGGCAGCACGGCCAAGCCTCTGCGGGAGCTGGGAGCTCACCCTGAAGATGGAGAAGTTGTGGGTGTCTTTGACGGTCGTTACGGCCCCTATGTCAAGCACGGTAAGGTCAATGCCTCGCTCCCCAAAGATGTCGGCATCGAGGAGGTGACGCTGGAGCAGGCGATGGAATTGCTCGCCGCCCGCGCTAACCAGAAAGGGGGGACGAAGGGCAAGAAGGCCAAGGCATCTAGTAAGGCATCTAGTAAGAGCAAAACAACCAGTAAGACGAAAGCCAAGGCTAGTTCTGCCACTAAATCTAAAACCTCCACTCGCAAGAAAACGAGCTCGTGA
- the tkt gene encoding transketolase yields MTVATQSLQELAINSIRFLAVDAVQKAKSGHPGLPMGAAPMAYVLWKNFMKFNPKNPDWSNRDRFVLSAGHGCMLQYALLYLTGYDVSLDDLGQFRQWGSNTPGHPENFETAGVEVTTGPLGQGIGNGVGLAIAEAHLAARFNKPGHTIVDHYTYVIAGDGCNMEGIASEAASMAGHLGLGKLIVFYDSNSISIEGSTEIAFTEDVGKRYEAYGWHVTYVENGNSDLDAIEKAIFEAKAVTDKPSFIVVTTTIGYGSPNMSGTAGVHGSPLGPEEVTLTKETLGWPTEPAFYVPDDVLNHFRAAVNSGATLEAEWNSRFAAYEKAYPAEAAEYKRMMSGQLPDGWEAALETILDRENSTRKLSGFALNALSPAIPELLGGSADLSHSNMTEVKGEPYFEPGSYEGRNFHFGVREHGMGAVLNGMALHGGLIPYGATFLIFTDYMRAAIRLSALSQVRVLHVMTHDSVALGEDGPTHQPVETLASLRLIPNLHCFRPADVKETVGAYKSALTQTKTPTLFAFSRQGLKNQAGTSVEGTLKGGYIVVDADNPELILIATGSEVALAVEAAGVLASEGKAVRVVSMPSCDVFDAQPKQYRDSVLPPSVTKRVSIEAGVTGGWYKYIGFDGAAIGIDRFGASAPGPVCMEKFGFTVENVCNTARALLA; encoded by the coding sequence ATGACTGTTGCCACCCAATCTCTGCAAGAACTTGCAATCAACTCCATTCGCTTCTTGGCAGTGGACGCCGTTCAAAAGGCTAAATCCGGTCACCCCGGCCTACCCATGGGCGCAGCCCCTATGGCCTACGTGCTCTGGAAGAACTTCATGAAGTTCAACCCCAAAAACCCCGATTGGTCCAACCGCGATCGCTTTGTCCTATCCGCCGGTCACGGCTGCATGCTGCAGTACGCCCTGCTCTACCTGACTGGCTACGACGTTTCCCTCGACGATCTCGGGCAATTCCGCCAGTGGGGCAGCAACACCCCCGGTCACCCCGAAAACTTTGAGACTGCAGGGGTTGAAGTCACCACCGGCCCCTTAGGCCAAGGCATCGGTAACGGCGTCGGGCTGGCGATCGCCGAAGCTCACCTAGCCGCCCGCTTCAACAAGCCCGGCCACACCATCGTCGATCACTACACTTATGTGATTGCAGGCGACGGCTGCAATATGGAAGGAATTGCCAGCGAGGCAGCATCCATGGCCGGTCACCTGGGGCTGGGCAAGCTGATTGTTTTTTACGACAGCAACAGCATTTCGATTGAGGGCAGTACCGAGATTGCCTTTACCGAAGATGTGGGCAAGCGTTACGAAGCCTACGGCTGGCACGTCACCTACGTAGAGAACGGCAACAGCGACTTGGATGCGATTGAAAAGGCGATCTTCGAGGCGAAAGCAGTCACGGACAAGCCCTCCTTCATTGTGGTTACCACCACCATCGGCTACGGCTCTCCCAATATGTCCGGCACTGCTGGCGTTCACGGTTCCCCCCTCGGTCCCGAAGAAGTGACCCTCACCAAGGAAACTTTGGGCTGGCCCACCGAGCCTGCCTTTTACGTTCCCGATGATGTTCTCAATCACTTCCGCGCCGCAGTGAATAGCGGTGCGACGCTCGAAGCAGAGTGGAACAGCCGCTTTGCCGCCTACGAGAAGGCGTATCCTGCTGAAGCTGCTGAGTACAAGCGGATGATGTCCGGCCAGCTCCCCGACGGTTGGGAAGCCGCTCTGGAAACCATCCTCGATCGAGAGAACTCCACCCGCAAGCTGTCTGGATTTGCCCTGAATGCGCTATCTCCAGCCATTCCCGAGCTGCTGGGCGGCTCTGCCGATCTATCCCACTCCAACATGACGGAAGTGAAAGGGGAGCCCTACTTCGAGCCGGGTTCTTACGAAGGTCGCAACTTCCACTTTGGCGTACGCGAACACGGCATGGGAGCAGTCTTGAATGGTATGGCCCTCCACGGCGGCTTGATTCCCTACGGGGCCACTTTTTTGATCTTTACGGACTACATGCGGGCGGCGATCCGCCTCTCTGCGCTGTCCCAAGTGCGCGTGCTGCACGTCATGACCCACGACTCTGTCGCTCTGGGCGAAGATGGCCCCACCCACCAGCCAGTGGAAACCTTAGCTTCTCTGCGTCTGATTCCAAACCTACACTGCTTTCGTCCTGCTGACGTCAAGGAGACGGTAGGGGCTTACAAGTCAGCGCTGACTCAGACCAAGACTCCGACGCTATTTGCATTCTCCCGCCAAGGACTCAAGAATCAGGCAGGAACCTCAGTGGAAGGCACGCTCAAGGGGGGGTACATCGTTGTCGATGCAGACAATCCCGAGCTGATTTTGATTGCAACGGGTTCTGAAGTGGCCCTCGCAGTGGAAGCAGCTGGGGTACTAGCGAGCGAAGGCAAGGCGGTGCGGGTGGTGTCGATGCCCTCCTGCGATGTGTTTGACGCCCAACCCAAGCAGTATCGCGATTCCGTTTTGCCCCCCAGCGTAACCAAGCGCGTCTCGATTGAAGCCGGGGTTACCGGTGGTTGGTACAAGTACATTGGCTTTGACGGTGCGGCAATCGGTATCGATCGCTTCGGCGCTTCTGCCCCCGGTCCGGTATGTATGGAGAAGTTCGGCTTTACGGTTGAGAACGTCTGCAACACTGCCCGCGCTCTGCTGGCCTGA
- a CDS encoding aldo/keto reductase produces the protein MISATLPLPFASRVQFTDDMTICRLLNGMWQVSGAHGTIDPQAALAAMFRYVDAGYTTWDLADHYGPAEDFIGAFRRELASQRGQTALKSMQAFTKWVPRPGRMTRQVVERNLNLARRRMGVETLDLLQFHWWDYSDPRYLDALQHMVDLQGEGAIRHLGVTNFDTEHLGKIADSEVELVSNQVQFSLVDRRPLQFMVPFCLERGIKLLAYGTLCGGLLSQVYLDAPEPQLDRLATVSLRKYKQMVDVWGGWELFQDLLHVLDRIARKHQVSLANVAVRYVLDQPAVAGAIVGARLGIAEHIEDNARVFGFQLDPADLEAIAQVSSRSRDLIEAIGDCGDEYRRR, from the coding sequence ATGATTTCAGCAACGCTGCCCCTTCCCTTTGCCAGTCGAGTGCAGTTTACCGACGATATGACCATTTGCCGCTTGCTCAACGGCATGTGGCAGGTGTCTGGAGCCCACGGCACGATCGATCCGCAAGCTGCCCTAGCGGCGATGTTCCGCTATGTGGATGCAGGCTATACCACCTGGGATTTAGCCGACCATTACGGGCCTGCCGAAGATTTCATTGGGGCATTTCGGCGGGAATTGGCCTCGCAGCGGGGGCAAACCGCGCTCAAAAGCATGCAAGCGTTTACGAAGTGGGTGCCTCGTCCCGGTCGCATGACGCGGCAGGTGGTGGAACGCAATCTCAATCTCGCGCGGCGACGTATGGGGGTCGAGACCCTCGATCTATTGCAGTTCCACTGGTGGGACTACAGCGATCCTCGCTATTTAGATGCCCTGCAGCACATGGTCGATTTGCAGGGGGAAGGAGCGATTCGGCACTTGGGGGTAACCAACTTCGATACCGAGCATCTGGGCAAGATTGCTGACAGTGAAGTGGAACTGGTATCCAACCAGGTGCAATTCTCGCTGGTCGATCGCCGCCCTCTCCAGTTCATGGTGCCGTTTTGTCTGGAACGGGGCATTAAGCTGCTCGCCTACGGCACCCTCTGCGGGGGATTGCTCTCCCAGGTCTATCTCGATGCACCGGAACCTCAGCTCGATCGCCTCGCAACCGTTTCGCTGCGTAAATACAAGCAGATGGTGGATGTGTGGGGCGGTTGGGAGCTGTTTCAGGATTTGTTGCACGTGCTCGATCGAATTGCCCGCAAGCACCAAGTCAGTCTTGCCAATGTGGCCGTTCGCTACGTACTCGACCAACCTGCCGTGGCAGGGGCAATTGTGGGGGCGCGGCTGGGAATTGCCGAGCATATTGAAGACAATGCCAGGGTGTTTGGCTTCCAATTGGATCCAGCTGATTTAGAGGCGATCGCACAAGTTTCGTCTCGGTCCCGCGATTTAATCGAGGCGATCGGCGATTGTGGTGACGAATATCGCCGTCGGTAG
- a CDS encoding mechanosensitive ion channel family protein, whose protein sequence is MQALLQEIQTSLLDIFGQAVTLLPAALLAVGILFLTRYATRFVSQLVEALARQTVSSRSLQSLFVQTSRVAVWLGGAIVAGVIAFPDLRLGDIIGLLGLGSVAIGFAFQDIFKNFLAGVLLLLEEPFQLGDQVVVNGFEGTVESIQIRSTKLHTYQGELVDIPNALIFTNPIHVLTAHSHRRTDLDIGVDYTTPLPKAKEVFLQVLGRVDGIVNIPAPEVDVVGFGGSSIDFKVRYWTLPQKIHVRRIQSEVVVQLKRACDDADITIPYPIRTLHLFDQRDFNESVPIENSSVKA, encoded by the coding sequence ATGCAAGCACTCTTACAAGAAATTCAGACTAGCTTACTCGACATTTTCGGACAAGCAGTAACACTCCTGCCTGCAGCCCTTTTGGCAGTCGGCATTTTATTTCTGACTCGCTACGCGACTCGCTTTGTCAGCCAGTTGGTTGAAGCCCTGGCCAGACAAACCGTTTCCAGTCGATCGCTGCAATCGCTGTTCGTGCAGACTAGTCGGGTGGCGGTGTGGCTTGGAGGGGCGATCGTCGCTGGCGTGATTGCCTTTCCCGACTTACGGTTGGGAGACATTATTGGCTTGCTGGGCTTGGGCTCGGTCGCCATCGGTTTTGCCTTCCAAGATATTTTCAAAAACTTCCTTGCTGGCGTTTTATTACTGCTGGAAGAACCCTTTCAGTTGGGCGATCAGGTGGTCGTTAATGGGTTTGAAGGCACTGTAGAATCCATCCAGATCCGCTCCACAAAGCTTCACACCTACCAAGGGGAATTGGTCGATATTCCGAATGCTCTGATTTTTACCAATCCCATTCACGTTTTAACTGCCCACAGCCATCGCCGCACTGATTTGGATATTGGCGTGGATTACACCACTCCTTTGCCCAAAGCCAAAGAAGTTTTTTTGCAAGTGCTCGGACGCGTGGATGGTATTGTCAATATTCCTGCTCCAGAAGTGGATGTTGTGGGGTTTGGCGGTAGTTCAATTGACTTTAAGGTACGCTACTGGACGCTACCTCAAAAAATCCACGTCCGCCGTATCCAGTCAGAAGTAGTCGTGCAGCTCAAACGCGCCTGCGACGATGCGGACATTACCATCCCCTATCCCATTCGCACGTTGCACCTATTCGACCAGCGCGACTTTAACGAGAGCGTTCCCATCGAGAACTCTTCGGTGAAGGCGTAA
- the rseP gene encoding RIP metalloprotease RseP — translation MFVFASIGILALLILVHEAGHFAAARLQGIHANRFSIGFGPIVWSYEGKQTEYALRALPLGGFVGFPDDDPDCPFPPDDPDLLRNRPVLDRAVVMSAGVLSNLVFAYIVLLVMVVTLGVPTPAQFNPGIILPDVAAEGPAQVAGVQPGDVILQVNDLDLRRIEDEEAAEEAIGEFQAIVRESNGQPVQVEVQRFGQTEVETLVVTPEIPAGGSNPVIGVTLAPNQEIVFQRPDGIGPMLAASGAAYQRIVTLNLRGFAQLLGNFQNTAGQIAGPVGIVKIGADLARDDSASLFNFAALISINLAIINILPLPALDGGHLMFLAIEAVRGRRLPKAIEDRVMQTGLLLLLGLGVVLILKDTASLVTGAG, via the coding sequence ATGTTTGTATTTGCATCCATCGGCATCCTGGCACTCCTTATCCTCGTTCACGAAGCCGGACATTTTGCCGCTGCTCGGCTGCAAGGCATTCACGCCAACCGCTTTTCGATCGGGTTTGGCCCCATTGTCTGGAGCTACGAAGGCAAACAGACCGAATACGCGCTGCGAGCTTTACCCCTAGGGGGGTTTGTGGGCTTTCCCGATGACGATCCCGATTGCCCGTTTCCGCCCGACGATCCCGATTTGTTGCGCAATCGTCCCGTGCTCGATCGCGCGGTGGTCATGTCTGCTGGAGTACTCTCCAACCTCGTGTTTGCTTATATTGTGCTGTTGGTGATGGTGGTGACCCTCGGGGTTCCCACTCCAGCTCAGTTCAATCCGGGAATTATCTTACCGGACGTGGCGGCTGAGGGACCGGCACAAGTGGCCGGGGTGCAGCCCGGAGATGTGATTTTGCAAGTGAACGATCTCGACTTGCGGCGCATTGAAGATGAGGAAGCGGCAGAAGAGGCGATCGGCGAGTTTCAGGCAATCGTCAGGGAAAGTAACGGCCAACCGGTGCAGGTCGAAGTGCAGCGGTTCGGGCAGACCGAAGTCGAAACCCTAGTGGTGACCCCCGAAATTCCGGCTGGAGGAAGCAATCCCGTCATTGGTGTGACCTTAGCCCCCAACCAAGAGATTGTCTTTCAGCGACCCGATGGCATTGGCCCCATGTTGGCCGCATCGGGAGCAGCCTATCAACGAATTGTGACGCTGAATCTGCGGGGGTTTGCCCAGCTTTTAGGGAATTTCCAAAATACGGCAGGCCAAATTGCCGGTCCGGTGGGTATTGTCAAAATTGGGGCAGATTTGGCGCGGGACGATTCAGCCAGTTTGTTCAATTTTGCGGCTTTGATCAGCATCAACTTGGCCATTATCAATATTTTGCCGCTGCCCGCGCTCGATGGCGGTCACTTAATGTTTTTGGCCATTGAAGCCGTGCGCGGCAGGCGCTTGCCCAAGGCGATCGAAGATCGGGTGATGCAAACAGGATTGCTGCTGCTACTCGGCTTGGGGGTGGTGTTGATTCTCAAAGATACGGCAAGTTTGGTCACAGGGGCGGGGTAA
- a CDS encoding ribbon-helix-helix protein, CopG family, protein MASRKKTVRLTVDVTPELYDSITEMAEQLHGSKSEVFRKGIALLQFALEAKAQGKKFGVAEKDQPLATELVGL, encoded by the coding sequence ATGGCAAGTAGGAAGAAAACCGTCCGACTCACAGTTGATGTGACTCCCGAGCTGTACGATTCCATCACCGAGATGGCCGAACAACTCCACGGCTCGAAGAGTGAGGTCTTTAGAAAGGGGATCGCTCTGCTTCAGTTCGCCTTAGAGGCAAAAGCACAGGGCAAGAAGTTTGGCGTGGCCGAGAAAGACCAGCCGCTCGCGACTGAATTGGTTGGCCTGTGA